In a single window of the Jaculus jaculus isolate mJacJac1 chromosome 9, mJacJac1.mat.Y.cur, whole genome shotgun sequence genome:
- the Srcin1 gene encoding SRC kinase signaling inhibitor 1 isoform X4 — protein MGNAPSQDPERSSPPMLSADDAEYPREYRTLGGGSSGGGGGRRFSNVGLVHTSERRHTVIAAQSLEALSGLQKADADRKRDAFMDHLKSKYPQHALALRGQQDRMREQVGGWTVDPVCLLSSLCSHLHSDSTPSGAGQPAQQPNYWSFKTRSSRHTQGAQPGLADQAAKLSYASAESLETMSEAELPLGFSRMNRFRQSLPLSRSASQTKLRSPGVLFLQFGEETRRVHITHEVSSLDTLHALIAHMFPQKLTMGMLKSPNTAILIKDEARNVFYELEDVRDIQDRSIIKIYRKEPLYAAFPGSHLTNGDLRREMVYASRESSPTRRLNNLSPASHLASGSPPPGLPSGLPSGSPSRSRLSYAGGRPPSYAGSPVHHAADRLGGAPGAAQGVSPSPSAILERRDVKPDEDLAGKAGGMVLVKGEGLYADPYGLLHEGRLSLAAAAGDPFAYPGAGGLYKRGSVRSLSTYSAAALQSDLEDSLYKAAAAAGGGGGGGGPLYGDAYGFRLPPSSPQKLADVTAPPGGPPPPHSPYSGPPSRGSPVRQSFRKDSGSSSVFAESPGGKTRSTGGSSTAGAPPSELFPGPGERSLVGFGPPVPAKDTETRERMEAMEKQIASLTGLVQSALLRGSEPETPSEKIEGSNGAATPSAPCGSGSRSSGATPVSGLPQPSATSTPAGQPTAISRLQMQLHLRGLQNSASDLRGQLQQLRKLQLQNQESVRALLKRTEAELSMRVSEAARRQEDPLQRQRTLVEEERLRYLNDEELITQQLNDLEKSVEKIQRDVSHNHRLVPGPELEEKALVLKQLGETLTELKAHFPGLQSKMRVVLRVEVEAVKFLKEEPQRLDGLLKRCRGVTDTLAQIRRQVDEGVWPPSNNLLSQSPKKMTAETDFSKALDLEMPPPSPPLNLHELSGPAEGAPLTPKGTNPAKVLDAPGKRSMDKAVSVEAAERDWEEKRAALTQYSAKDINRLLEETQAELLKAIPDLDCASKAHPGPVPTPDHKPPKVPHGQKAAPRTEPSGRRGSDELTVPRYRTEKPSKSPPPPPPRRSFPSSHGLTTTRTGEVVVTSKKDSAFIKKAESEELEVQKPQVKLRRAVSEVARPASTPPIMASAIKDEDDEDRIIAELESGGGSVPPMKVVTPGASRLKAAQGPAGSPDKGKHSKQRAEYMRIQAQQQATKPSKEMSGSNETSSPVSEKPSGSRTSIPVLTSFGARNSSISF, from the exons ATCCGGAGCGGAGCAGCCCCCCCATGCTGTCTGCCGATGATGCGGAGTACCCGCGGGAGTACCGGACCCTGGGGGGCGGGAGCAGCGGGGGCGGCGGGGGCCGGCGCTTCTCCAATGTGGGCCTGGTGCACACGTCCGAAAGGCGCCACACGGTGATCGCGGCCCAGAGCCTGGAAGCGCTCAGCGGGCTCCAAAAGGCGGATGCAGACCGCAAGCGCGATGCCTTCATGGACCACCTGAAGAGCAAGTATCCGCAGCATGCCCTAGCCCTGCGAGGCCAGCAGGACAGGATGCGGGAGCAG GTTGGTGGCTGGACCGTGGACCCTGTGTGCCTCCTCAGCTCCCTCTGCTCCCACCTCCACAGCGACTCCACCCCCTCCGGGGCTGGCCAGCCTGCCCAG CAACCAAACTACTGGAGTTTCAAG ACCCGCAGCTCTCGCCACACTCAGGGAGCTCAGCCAGGGCTGGCAGACCAGGCAGCCAAGCTGTCCTACGCCTCGGCTGAGTCGCTGGAGACCATGTCAGAGGCCGAACTGCCCCTGGGCTTCAGCAGGATGAACCGCTTCCGACAGAGTTTACCTCTCTCCCGCTCGGCCAGCCAGACCAAACTGCGCTCTCCAG GGGTGCTGTTCCTGCAGTTCGGGGAGGAGACGCGGCGCGTGCATATCACGCACGAGGTCAGCAGCCTGGACACGCTGCACGCACTCATCGCGCACATGTTCCCGCAGAAGCTCACCATGGGCATGCTTAAGTCTCCCAACACCGCGATCCTCATCAAAGACGAGGCTCGCAACGTCTTCTACGAGCTGGAGGACGTCCG GGATATCCAGGACCGCAGTATTATCAAGATCTATAGGAAGGAGCCACTGTATGCTGCTTTCCCTGGCTCACACCTCACCAACGGGGATCTGCGG AGAGAGATGGTGTACGCGTCGCGGGAGTCTTCGCCCACGCGGCGCCTCAACAACCTGTCGCCCGCGTCGCACCTGGCCTCGGGCTCGCCTCCTCCGGGGCTCCCCTCGGGCCTGCCGTCGGGCTCACCGTCGCGCTCCCGCCTGTCTTACGCCGGGGGGCGGCCGCCGTCGTACGCGGGGAGCCCGGTGCACCACGCGGCCGACCGGCTGGGAGGAGCCCCGGGAGCCGCGCAGGGCGTGAGCCCCAGCCCCAGCGCCATCCTGGAGCGGCGCGACGTGAAGCCCGACGAGGACCTGGCGGGCAAGGCGGGCGGCATGGTGCTGGTGAAGGGCGAGGGTCTCTACGCCGACCCCTACGGGCTGCTGCACGAGGGCCGCCTGAGCCTGGCGGCGGCGGCCGGGGACCCGTTCGCGTACCCGGGCGCGGGCGGCCTGTACAAGCGCGGCTCGGTGCGCTCGCTCAGCACCTACTCGGCCGCCGCGCTGCAGTCCGACCTGGAGGACTCGCTGTacaaggcggcggcggcggcgggcggcggcggcggcggcgggggcccGCTCTACGGCGACGCCTACGGCTTCCGCCTGCCGCCCTCGTCGCCGCAGAAGCTGGCCGACGTGACGGCGCCCCCCGGAGGACCTCCGCCGCCGCACAGCCCCTACTCCGGGCCGCCCAGCCGCGGTTCGCCCGTGCGCCAGTCTTTCCGCAAAGACTCGGGCTCCTCGTCCGTCTTCGCCGAGAGTCCCGGAGGCAAGACACGCAGCACCGGAGGCTCCTCGACGGCCGGGGCTCCGCCTTCCGAGCTCTTCCCCGGGCCCGGAGAGCGCTCTCTCGTGGGATTCGGACCTCCTGTGCCAGCCAAGGACACGGAGACCAG GGAGCGCATGGAGGCTATGGAGAAGCAAATCGCCAGCCTCACAGGCCTGGTGCAGAGCGCCCTTCTGCGAGGCTCAGAGCCTGAGACTCCAAG TGAGAAGATTGAAGGCTCCAATGGAGCAGCCACCCCCTCAGCAC CGTGTGGGTCAGGGAGCCGGAGCAGTGGGGCCACCCCGGTGTCTGGCCTTCCCCAGCCTTCTGCCACCAGCACCCCTGCTGGGCAGCCCACTGCCATCAGCCGCCTACAGATGCAGCTGCACCTGCGTGGCCTTCAGAACAGCGCCAGCGACCTGCGCGGCCAGCTTCAGCAATTGCGCAAGCTCCAG CTCCAGAACCAGGAGTCGGTGCGCGCGCTGCTGAAGCGCACCGAGGCGGAGCTGAGCATGCGCGTGTCGGAGGCCGCGCGGCGGCAGGAGGACCCGCTGCAGCGGCAGCGCACCCTGGTGGAGGAGGAGCGGCTGCGCTACCTCAACGACGAGGAGCTCATCACTCAGCAGCTCAA TGACCTGGAAAAGTCCGTAGAGAAGATCCAGAGGGATGTATCCCACAACCACCGCTTGGTGCCCGGCCCTGAGCTGGAGGAGAAGGCGCTGGTGTTGAAGCAGCTTGGGGAGACGTTGACGGAGCTGAAGG CGCACTTCCCAGGCCTGCAGAGCAAGATGAGGGTGGTGCTGCGTGTGGAAGTGGAGGCCGTGAAGTTCCTGAAGGAGGAGCCGCAGCGCCTGGACGGGCTCCTCAAGCGCTGCCGTGGGGTCACGGACACTCTGGCCCAGATCCGAAG GCAAGTAGATGAGGGTGTGTGGCCACCTTCAAACAACCTCCTGAGCCAGTCCCCCAAGAAGATGACAGCTGAGACGGACTTCAGCAAGGCCTTGGACTTGGAAATGCCACCCCCTAGTCCTCCGCTGAACCTTCATGAGCTGAGTGGGCCAGCCGAGGGTGCCCCTCTTACACCTAAGGGCACCAATCCTGCCAAAGTCCTGGATGCTCCTGGCAAGAGAAGCATGGACAAGGCTGTGTCTGTTGAG GctgcagagagagactgggaggagAAGAGGGCAGCTCTCACCCAGTACAGCGCCAAAGATATCAACAGGCTCTTGGAAGAGACACAGGCTGAGCTGCTTAAGGCCATTCCCGACCTGGACTGTGCCAGCAAGGCCCATCCAGGCCCTGTCCCCACCCCAGACCACAAGCCTCCCAAGGTGCCCCATGGCCAGAAGGCAGCTCCTCGAACAGAGCCCAGCGGGAGGAGGGGTTCAG ATGAGCTCACAGTACCCCGATACCGCACAGAGAAGCCCTCCAAGTCACCCCCGCCACCCCCTCCCCGCCGgagcttcccttcctcccatggcCTGACCACCACCCGCACTGGAGAGGTGGTGGTCACCAGCAAGAAGGATTCAGCCTTCATCAAG AAGGCTGAATCTGAGGAGCTGGAGGTACAGAAGCCCCAGGTGAAGCTGCGCCGGGCAGTGTCCGAGGTGGCCCGCCCCGCCTCCACACCACCCATCATGGCCTCTGCCATCAAGGATGAGGATGATGAGGACCGCATCATCGCTGAGCTGGAG
- the Srcin1 gene encoding SRC kinase signaling inhibitor 1 isoform X6 has translation MQPWQCLRRFALAWWERTAEGRARSPREEAGPRDAGGPGLQRAAGGKLGGLCSLCLKSPDPERSSPPMLSADDAEYPREYRTLGGGSSGGGGGRRFSNVGLVHTSERRHTVIAAQSLEALSGLQKADADRKRDAFMDHLKSKYPQHALALRGQQDRMREQQPNYWSFKTRSSRHTQGAQPGLADQAAKLSYASAESLETMSEAELPLGFSRMNRFRQSLPLSRSASQTKLRSPGVLFLQFGEETRRVHITHEVSSLDTLHALIAHMFPQKLTMGMLKSPNTAILIKDEARNVFYELEDVRDIQDRSIIKIYRKEPLYAAFPGSHLTNGDLRREMVYASRESSPTRRLNNLSPASHLASGSPPPGLPSGLPSGSPSRSRLSYAGGRPPSYAGSPVHHAADRLGGAPGAAQGVSPSPSAILERRDVKPDEDLAGKAGGMVLVKGEGLYADPYGLLHEGRLSLAAAAGDPFAYPGAGGLYKRGSVRSLSTYSAAALQSDLEDSLYKAAAAAGGGGGGGGPLYGDAYGFRLPPSSPQKLADVTAPPGGPPPPHSPYSGPPSRGSPVRQSFRKDSGSSSVFAESPGGKTRSTGGSSTAGAPPSELFPGPGERSLVGFGPPVPAKDTETRERMEAMEKQIASLTGLVQSALLRGSEPETPSEKIEGSNGAATPSAPCGSGSRSSGATPVSGLPQPSATSTPAGQPTAISRLQMQLHLRGLQNSASDLRGQLQQLRKLQLQNQESVRALLKRTEAELSMRVSEAARRQEDPLQRQRTLVEEERLRYLNDEELITQQLNDLEKSVEKIQRDVSHNHRLVPGPELEEKALVLKQLGETLTELKAHFPGLQSKMRVVLRVEVEAVKFLKEEPQRLDGLLKRCRGVTDTLAQIRRQVDEGVWPPSNNLLSQSPKKMTAETDFSKALDLEMPPPSPPLNLHELSGPAEGAPLTPKGTNPAKVLDAPGKRSMDKAVSVEAAERDWEEKRAALTQYSAKDINRLLEETQAELLKAIPDLDCASKAHPGPVPTPDHKPPKVPHGQKAAPRTEPSGRRGSDELTVPRYRTEKPSKSPPPPPPRRSFPSSHGLTTTRTGEVVVTSKKDSAFIKKAESEELEVQKPQVKLRRAVSEVARPASTPPIMASAIKDEDDEDRIIAELESGGGSVPPMKVVTPGASRLKAAQGPAGSPDKGKHSKQRAEYMRIQAQQQ, from the exons ATCCGGAGCGGAGCAGCCCCCCCATGCTGTCTGCCGATGATGCGGAGTACCCGCGGGAGTACCGGACCCTGGGGGGCGGGAGCAGCGGGGGCGGCGGGGGCCGGCGCTTCTCCAATGTGGGCCTGGTGCACACGTCCGAAAGGCGCCACACGGTGATCGCGGCCCAGAGCCTGGAAGCGCTCAGCGGGCTCCAAAAGGCGGATGCAGACCGCAAGCGCGATGCCTTCATGGACCACCTGAAGAGCAAGTATCCGCAGCATGCCCTAGCCCTGCGAGGCCAGCAGGACAGGATGCGGGAGCAG CAACCAAACTACTGGAGTTTCAAG ACCCGCAGCTCTCGCCACACTCAGGGAGCTCAGCCAGGGCTGGCAGACCAGGCAGCCAAGCTGTCCTACGCCTCGGCTGAGTCGCTGGAGACCATGTCAGAGGCCGAACTGCCCCTGGGCTTCAGCAGGATGAACCGCTTCCGACAGAGTTTACCTCTCTCCCGCTCGGCCAGCCAGACCAAACTGCGCTCTCCAG GGGTGCTGTTCCTGCAGTTCGGGGAGGAGACGCGGCGCGTGCATATCACGCACGAGGTCAGCAGCCTGGACACGCTGCACGCACTCATCGCGCACATGTTCCCGCAGAAGCTCACCATGGGCATGCTTAAGTCTCCCAACACCGCGATCCTCATCAAAGACGAGGCTCGCAACGTCTTCTACGAGCTGGAGGACGTCCG GGATATCCAGGACCGCAGTATTATCAAGATCTATAGGAAGGAGCCACTGTATGCTGCTTTCCCTGGCTCACACCTCACCAACGGGGATCTGCGG AGAGAGATGGTGTACGCGTCGCGGGAGTCTTCGCCCACGCGGCGCCTCAACAACCTGTCGCCCGCGTCGCACCTGGCCTCGGGCTCGCCTCCTCCGGGGCTCCCCTCGGGCCTGCCGTCGGGCTCACCGTCGCGCTCCCGCCTGTCTTACGCCGGGGGGCGGCCGCCGTCGTACGCGGGGAGCCCGGTGCACCACGCGGCCGACCGGCTGGGAGGAGCCCCGGGAGCCGCGCAGGGCGTGAGCCCCAGCCCCAGCGCCATCCTGGAGCGGCGCGACGTGAAGCCCGACGAGGACCTGGCGGGCAAGGCGGGCGGCATGGTGCTGGTGAAGGGCGAGGGTCTCTACGCCGACCCCTACGGGCTGCTGCACGAGGGCCGCCTGAGCCTGGCGGCGGCGGCCGGGGACCCGTTCGCGTACCCGGGCGCGGGCGGCCTGTACAAGCGCGGCTCGGTGCGCTCGCTCAGCACCTACTCGGCCGCCGCGCTGCAGTCCGACCTGGAGGACTCGCTGTacaaggcggcggcggcggcgggcggcggcggcggcggcgggggcccGCTCTACGGCGACGCCTACGGCTTCCGCCTGCCGCCCTCGTCGCCGCAGAAGCTGGCCGACGTGACGGCGCCCCCCGGAGGACCTCCGCCGCCGCACAGCCCCTACTCCGGGCCGCCCAGCCGCGGTTCGCCCGTGCGCCAGTCTTTCCGCAAAGACTCGGGCTCCTCGTCCGTCTTCGCCGAGAGTCCCGGAGGCAAGACACGCAGCACCGGAGGCTCCTCGACGGCCGGGGCTCCGCCTTCCGAGCTCTTCCCCGGGCCCGGAGAGCGCTCTCTCGTGGGATTCGGACCTCCTGTGCCAGCCAAGGACACGGAGACCAG GGAGCGCATGGAGGCTATGGAGAAGCAAATCGCCAGCCTCACAGGCCTGGTGCAGAGCGCCCTTCTGCGAGGCTCAGAGCCTGAGACTCCAAG TGAGAAGATTGAAGGCTCCAATGGAGCAGCCACCCCCTCAGCAC CGTGTGGGTCAGGGAGCCGGAGCAGTGGGGCCACCCCGGTGTCTGGCCTTCCCCAGCCTTCTGCCACCAGCACCCCTGCTGGGCAGCCCACTGCCATCAGCCGCCTACAGATGCAGCTGCACCTGCGTGGCCTTCAGAACAGCGCCAGCGACCTGCGCGGCCAGCTTCAGCAATTGCGCAAGCTCCAG CTCCAGAACCAGGAGTCGGTGCGCGCGCTGCTGAAGCGCACCGAGGCGGAGCTGAGCATGCGCGTGTCGGAGGCCGCGCGGCGGCAGGAGGACCCGCTGCAGCGGCAGCGCACCCTGGTGGAGGAGGAGCGGCTGCGCTACCTCAACGACGAGGAGCTCATCACTCAGCAGCTCAA TGACCTGGAAAAGTCCGTAGAGAAGATCCAGAGGGATGTATCCCACAACCACCGCTTGGTGCCCGGCCCTGAGCTGGAGGAGAAGGCGCTGGTGTTGAAGCAGCTTGGGGAGACGTTGACGGAGCTGAAGG CGCACTTCCCAGGCCTGCAGAGCAAGATGAGGGTGGTGCTGCGTGTGGAAGTGGAGGCCGTGAAGTTCCTGAAGGAGGAGCCGCAGCGCCTGGACGGGCTCCTCAAGCGCTGCCGTGGGGTCACGGACACTCTGGCCCAGATCCGAAG GCAAGTAGATGAGGGTGTGTGGCCACCTTCAAACAACCTCCTGAGCCAGTCCCCCAAGAAGATGACAGCTGAGACGGACTTCAGCAAGGCCTTGGACTTGGAAATGCCACCCCCTAGTCCTCCGCTGAACCTTCATGAGCTGAGTGGGCCAGCCGAGGGTGCCCCTCTTACACCTAAGGGCACCAATCCTGCCAAAGTCCTGGATGCTCCTGGCAAGAGAAGCATGGACAAGGCTGTGTCTGTTGAG GctgcagagagagactgggaggagAAGAGGGCAGCTCTCACCCAGTACAGCGCCAAAGATATCAACAGGCTCTTGGAAGAGACACAGGCTGAGCTGCTTAAGGCCATTCCCGACCTGGACTGTGCCAGCAAGGCCCATCCAGGCCCTGTCCCCACCCCAGACCACAAGCCTCCCAAGGTGCCCCATGGCCAGAAGGCAGCTCCTCGAACAGAGCCCAGCGGGAGGAGGGGTTCAG ATGAGCTCACAGTACCCCGATACCGCACAGAGAAGCCCTCCAAGTCACCCCCGCCACCCCCTCCCCGCCGgagcttcccttcctcccatggcCTGACCACCACCCGCACTGGAGAGGTGGTGGTCACCAGCAAGAAGGATTCAGCCTTCATCAAG AAGGCTGAATCTGAGGAGCTGGAGGTACAGAAGCCCCAGGTGAAGCTGCGCCGGGCAGTGTCCGAGGTGGCCCGCCCCGCCTCCACACCACCCATCATGGCCTCTGCCATCAAGGATGAGGATGATGAGGACCGCATCATCGCTGAGCTGGAG